The Megalobrama amblycephala isolate DHTTF-2021 linkage group LG8, ASM1881202v1, whole genome shotgun sequence region CCAGGAAGTCATTATCCTCACATGATGCAGCTTGAAAACCCATCTGACATATGCAGCACATCTCAATGTCATCCGGATTAAATACAGTGACGTGACCAATACATCACCAGAAAACCAAGTCCCTTCCGCTCATCTTCCTGGAAAACCACAGCGGCATTAGTCAACACACCAGCCCTGCCGATACACCGACTTCATTCACTCCAGCTGTGGCACATCTGTCTCTAAACAGTGCTCATAAGTTGGATTTGGGTGCCGTGTTGACAGGAATTGCTCTGAGCTCTGTCCGCATGCACAAGTACTCGCCAATGACTGCCATGAGGGCCATGCAGGCCACGTTGACCAACCACCATGACAGGGCGGCTGGGATGTGGGCGTTATAGATCCAGCACCCGATCATGTGAAAGAAATGCACTGTTACGGTGAAGTCCAGGCACTGCTTTCCCCGTCGGATGAAAAACCACAGGCCAAAAGCACTGAGAAGAGAAACAGAGCCAGGAATGACTTAAGACGGCAGATAAAACAGAGATAACCGTTTGGAATAAGAGACGTTAATATAAACTTACCATGTGAGAGAATTCAGAATGAATGCCATCATAGACAAGCGGCCTTGTGTTGTTGAAAAGCCAAGAACCTTGAAAGAAAGCAAACTGGTTATTTGTAGGGCTGGGTTgacaatattaattttaattgatcttcattttgatgaaccagtattgattttaaaggattagttcacttcagaattacattttcctgataatttactcatccacATGTCATCCATGATGtttatggctttctttcttcagtcaaaaagaaattaaggtttttgaggaaaactttccaggattttttagaaaatgactgatcgttttgctagataagacccttattcctcatctgggatcgtgtagagctctttgaagctgcactgaaactgacatttggatcTTCAACCCATTGGTCCCTGTTGATGTCCACTATAttaagaaaaatcctggaatgttttcctcaaaaaccttcatttcttttcgaatgaagaaagaaagaagaaatcttggatgacatgggggtgagtaaattatcaggaaattttaattctgaagtaaactaaccctttaaatcccaaaatcttttgataagaaaaaaaaagtcttagcTTTCAGATCCTGTCAATTTTATCCCAAAatgcaaacaataaatacagttGACACTCTTTgatgacagatcgctgtagtgctaatcatgaaccgatcatctcttcctttTTACTACTAATTATAGCATGAAATTGTGTTCAACATAAGGTATGGCGAATGAAACAGTACAACTTACTAaaatgtatcatgtctcgtgtaatcacTCAATCACTGTTTTAACCATGGAAGGACGTCAATAAcgttcaaaaacattcaatttCCATATCTAGTTAGTCAatagaggagcattttgctaagtatatgcactatattatatattcaatACATTTTTAGTGGTCTCATTTattgtatgtttgaataaatctaatatataataatattaagttATGTATCGATTATAAATTATTGTtactgacctataaggctctaaatggcttagctcctgtgtatttaaatggttagttcacccaaaaatgaaaattatgtaatttattactcaccctcatgtcataaGACCTtaataagaccttcgttcatcttcggaacacaaattaagatatttttagtgaaatctgatggctcagtgaaaaCACttctttgaagctttacgaatcttttgtttcgaatcagtggttccaaagtcacgtgatttcagtaaacgagacttcactacatcataagtgtttcgaaatttcaatatttcacatgactttggcagtttgatacgcgatccgaaccactgattcaaaacaaaagattcgtaaagcttcgaagcagtgttttgaaatcacccatcactagatattgtcgaaaagtcgttattttgtttttttgaaagtattctcgtcgcttcataacattagggttgaaccactgtagtcacatgaactgttttaaatatgtttttagtagctttctgggcatgtGAAAGcattaattatcttgctgtcaatggaggcctcactgagccattggattttatcaaaaataccttaatttgtgttcagaagatgaactaaggtcttacaggtttggaatgacatgagggtgagtaataaatgacagaattttcatttttgggtgaactaaccctttaaaggttctctaagcgatcctgagcggagtaactcagtgttgtcaaacaaaacagaggctagctagaccctccctccgccgcctcctcctcccctcccatccgtgcttcctgaaacagtcatgaacgcgcatttaaaatcattcttgtcggttattggctggagcatgtttattatgattcgtggtccaggctgcaccagtttgtttttattgctgtttttggagcttgtggcgactacagagaccgcgttttttttacagtgtgttcaggggacaggcagctagcggatagtgagttgatgtttgctgtatgtgacaaaaaatgttttggcctaaaaacgcatgaCATAGCTTAGAGGACCTTTAACTGATCTCCTATCACCCTACAATCcatcacgctctttaagataacaaaactctggacttctggttgtacctaggatatctagGTCCACTAAAGGAGAGAGAGTGTTTTCATATTTGGCTCCTatactctggaatagccttcctgataatgttcggggctcaggctcacccagtttaaatctagattaaagacgcatctctttagccaagcattcacgtaatgcatctcatatccgatcaattgcacatgactatctttgcttaatttaatgaacagcagctacgctaattattctccatttgcttttctgttttatctcGGGATGCCCAtcccgaggtgactagagagtacatcagcttcagtttggatccagcatCCTATGAAGATGACCAACACCCGTGAAAAGACGGTGCCAACCCCTGCAAGGACTTCAGATGACGCaaactctggatcaacatgcaccatTCCAAATTTTGCTATATATCCTCCTAATCATTTTTAACATGTATTCATTACTTTTAAGAGCTCATTGTTTCTTGAAGTTGGCATTTGACATTCACACTGTGGTCTGTCAGTTGGTTTGTCGCTTGAATAAGAAACAAGACCTGAGCCTGAGAAATTAAAGCCTTTGACTCTTCTAGTACACTggatgcatatatatatatatatatatatatatatatatatatatatatatatatatatatatatattactctaTAGTTCAGTATGGCTATGTGTTATGTGAATTTGCTGGATAGCAAATGGACTTCAGATGACGCaaactctggatcaacatgcaccatTCCAATTTTTTCTATATATCCTCCTAATCATTGTTAACATGTATTCATTACTTCTAAGAGCTCattgtttctacattaaattaatacattgttagctaactgcgtGATTTGAATATGTACATTTCTTAAATTACATAAATTGCacacagtcacctctgataccagattactctaaattgtaatgttgacatgcattctctgtaaagctgctttgaaactatatgtattgtgaaaaacgctatacaaataaatgtgaattgaaaagGATGAGAGCACCATTTTTTAGCCATTGCCTGTAAAATAATGATTGTAAGTCTTTCTTCCAGCTCTATTTGGACAGATACTTACCTCATAACTGAATATTTGGTCAAGTGATCTACTGGTATGGACCAAACCATCAACACCAGCCAACCACAGACCCAAGAAGCTGTAGTAGATGCACTGCATGAGAACAATCTGAGAGATGATGAGGATCGGATCCCAGATGTAGCTGCGGAAATGACTGCCCATCTCGCAGAAGAAGAGGGGGACAACACACGTCCCACACCAGCTGGATGGGTTAACAGGAGCCCCAAGATTTGAGTTTCAACCTGTCAATACCAAAAGAATAACACTTAGTTTGTCAGACCTACTTCTGAGAATACCATTGTAGATCTCCAAAAACATGGTATTTTTTGTTAGAAACCACGAAAGCGTAGATAAGCTAAGTAAACCAACCCAAATAATGTGAAATCAATTTTACTGAGACTAAATAAGTCAGCATTATTAGGCAACATACGCAGTAGTTAGCATTCAAACAGTCTATAGTCAAGAATAATAATGTGTTATCGTCAATATTTTTATAGTCATATAAACATAATTAACATAATATCAACTTAATGTCGTTTCATATCAATAAACAAacatatatatgtaaaatatacagACGAACAGGCTGTTTATTAGCATTCGCTAGCTAAAACAGCGCTAACCTGCGACTTTGTTGACGTCCGTCTGTGAGTATTATAATGTCATGAAAACACGAACCCTTAATAAGACACATCCGTAATGAGATCTTGAGGTCGGTCCAGTGCCTGACAGTTTAAAATAAAGGATAGGAAACGCTTTATGTGGCTAATAATATATAGTTCAACCGGATGCGAAACTTTGAGCCGATGTTCAGAGCTTGACGTCATCATCATCTGTGTGTCCCGCGGCGCAGATTCGACACAACATCAACCTTCACCGATCACCTCAAAACagattatttctttctttctttttttttttattgcaatattaACAAACAGAGCAAGTTGgtacatgcaaaaaataaacaatatttcaaaaattagagaagagaaaaagataagaagaagaagaagaagaagaagaaaaaaaaagagggcaAATAGCTAGATAAATATATTAAGGAAGAATATTAAACATGGCACAAATTCTGGATGTTTTCATTGCTTTCTTGTTAACAGAGGttgaaattgtatttaaatacatcttcAATTCTTGTTTGAAAAAGTTAAATTGGGGTTTACTTTTCATGTATTTACACTTATGGATATAAaactttccaataaataaaaGAAGGTTTATACAAAAACTTGCATTAAGTAGATTCTTGTCTTTAACATAAAACCCAAAAAGAATGTGTCTATATGATAAAGAAAAgttacaaaaaacattttggacaatCAGAGCATCAATATTATTCCAGAAAGACAAAGTAAAGGGACATTCCCAAAACAAATGATCAACAGTTTCAGTGGAGgcttcacaaaaagagcaggaTGTATCAATGTCACTTCTAAATTTCTGTAAAAAGTACTTAACTGGATAAAATCTTTGAATAATTTTATAGGAtatttctttaactttatttgttAGAAAGAATTTCTGAGGGAGTGACCAAACATACGACCACTTAATATCATCAAAAAGGTTATTCCAATAAGAAATGGAGGAAGGAATAGAAGTGACGATGTCCAAAAATAATGACCTGATTTTGTAATTAGATTTATGCCCTGAAAAACAAATAGAACCAACCACAGTGGATTCAGGGCTAGGGGGACAAACAGAAATCACTGTGGCACTATTATTGTTTCTAAACAGCATACAGATTTCTAAAGAGATGGCTTTGAAAACTATATTAAATTCTTTACTAGATACTGGGAATTGATAtcttgaaataaaatcagaataactaaataaattacCATCACTATCAAACAGCTGGTTTACTAACATCACTCCATTAGTGAACCAATTTTCAAGAAACAAAGATTTCCTCTTATGTAGAATATTACAGTTGttccaaataaaaaaattgtgtggTGAGAAGTTATGCTTGTAAATAAGTCTCCAAGCCAGAAGCATTTGCTGATGATAATTGGAAAGTTTGATAGGAAGTTTACTAACAGAATGATTGCACATTAAAAGGAAATGTATACCTCCTAATTGAGAAAAGACATATCTTGGGATTATACTCCAAATAGAAGACTGATTGTGAAGGAAATGTTTAAGCCAATTAATCTTTAAGGTATTGTTAAGAGAATCAAAATCAATGAAATTTAAGCCGCCTTTATTATAAGAGTTCAAAATGACTGACTTTCTAATATAATGAGTTTTATTTTTCCAAAGAAATTTTAGTAACATTACATCAATCAACTTGCAAGTAGATTTATCCACAAATAAAGACTGAGCAGCGTAGGATAACCGGGAGATCCCTTCTGCTTTAGTAAGCAGAGTTCTGCCTTTCAAAGATAGATCTCTTAACAACCAAATGTTAAATTTTTTTGGCGTTTTCTCCACAACTGGACTAAAATTCATCTGACATCTTAGTTTAGTATCTTTTATTATTCTCAAAACAGATTATCCTGCTGAAATAACTGGGAAAATAATTACATTGAGGTTCAGTTGATGTCATGagttgatattattattattattattattattattattattatcttttttGCATAAAAATGAAGCCTATAATTAGGACTATTAAGCTTTTTTGTCTATTCAGTGTTTTAGCACATTTTCCTCAACTGTCATTACTGCAGTGGGAAaattattatgtattatgttaatgtatatatatatatatatatatatatatatatatatatatatatatatagctgaaCTATGACAACAATTTATAGGTGCtcgaaaatatataaaattatatatatatatatgctacttatatacacacacacacacacacacacatatatatatatatatatatatatatatatatacacacacacacacacacacacaaatatatatatatgtgtgtgtgtgtgtgtgtgtgtgtgtgtgtataagtagcatatatatataattttatatattttcgaGCACCTATAAATTGTTGTCATAGTTCAGCTTCATAATTAGCTATTATTGCAAACTAGAAAAAGAAAGTTTGAATTTTGGTTTGAGAAAGCCTTATCTGGAAGTTTAAACCCGTTTAAAAGTGTAAAGTGtatggtttcacagacagggtttagattaagcTAGGATTATTTAGGCCTTAATTCATTaggacatttaaagggatagttcacccaaaaaaatgaaaattctgtcatcgtttactcaccctcaagttgttcaaaatctgtataaatttctttcttcttttttaatatatgtcattgtaagttgctttcagttatatcagtttaaacatgcattagtttaggactagcttaagcattgtctgtgaaaccaagcatatataaagttaaagttaaagttTACCTTAGCCTTGTTGTGTAATTTGAAAGCAGTTTAAGCAGGCTGTATTGTGTTCTGATGATTGCTTGTGGTTTAAGTGTTTCGGGTAGTTTCCACTTAAACATTTGCTACTGGGAAATGCATGATGGTTGCTAAGAAGTTGCTTGgtggtttctaaggtgttctgagtggttgctaggctgtttATAGGTAGATGTTTGCCAAGCCAACATAATTACCGCTTCAAGACTTCAGAAAGATATATAGGCCCTGATGTGTTTATGCCAATGACATTatgatttatgttttttttccccccacttacTGGCATAGTGAAAGTTCACAGTTGTTGTCTGTGACTTATTTGTCATATTTTGTGGTCAGAATGCCTGTAACACTTCTCACATTTCATCAGAGCTTCCTCTCGTCTCGCTCATCTCTTGAGTTGGCATTTGACATTCACACTGTGGTCCGTCAGTTGGTTTGTCACTTGAATAAGAAACAAGACCTGAGCCTGAGAAATTAAAGCCTTTGACTCTTCTAGTAGTACACTGGATGcattatacatacatacatacatatatatatatatatatatat contains the following coding sequences:
- the sys1 gene encoding protein SYS1 homolog; this encodes MGSHFRSYIWDPILIISQIVLMQCIYYSFLGLWLAGVDGLVHTSRSLDQIFSYEVLGFSTTQGRLSMMAFILNSLTCAFGLWFFIRRGKQCLDFTVTVHFFHMIGCWIYNAHIPAALSWWLVNVACMALMAVIGEYLCMRTELRAIPVNTAPKSNL